A region of Pseudomonas saponiphila DNA encodes the following proteins:
- a CDS encoding LysR family transcriptional regulator, whose amino-acid sequence MRKSLMRLTLRQLQIFNEVCDLRSYSRAADEMNLTQPAVSLQIRQLEELIGQPLFDYVGKKLYMTEAAEALQRASRDIFGRLENLDMQLSDMQGSLQGQLKLAVESSAKYFVPHLFAAFKRQHPEVHLQLTVVNRAQVIRRLSDNRDDLVIMSMVPQDMELEFLPFLNNPIVAVAPPDHPLSHMGPLRLQDLEPYTLVLREPGSGTRLACEEYFKEKRVHFTQILEVSSAEAQRECVRAGLGVALLTRHALNLELATGGLIELPVEELPLLRSWCLVQAKAKRLSPVAHAFLGFIRSERVQISGLVERFDGKPRVPPASN is encoded by the coding sequence ATGCGTAAGTCCTTGATGAGACTGACATTGCGTCAGTTGCAGATTTTCAATGAAGTCTGTGATCTGCGCTCCTACAGCCGCGCCGCCGATGAAATGAATCTCACCCAGCCGGCAGTCAGCCTGCAGATCCGTCAGCTGGAGGAACTGATCGGCCAGCCGTTGTTCGATTACGTCGGCAAGAAGCTCTACATGACCGAAGCCGCCGAAGCCCTGCAACGGGCCAGCCGGGACATCTTCGGACGCCTGGAAAACCTCGACATGCAGCTCTCGGACATGCAGGGCTCGCTGCAGGGCCAGCTCAAGCTGGCGGTGGAATCCAGCGCCAAGTATTTCGTCCCGCACCTGTTCGCCGCCTTCAAGCGCCAGCATCCGGAAGTCCACCTGCAACTGACCGTGGTCAACCGCGCCCAGGTGATCCGCCGACTCTCGGACAACCGCGACGATCTGGTGATCATGTCCATGGTGCCCCAGGACATGGAGCTGGAATTCCTGCCGTTTCTCAACAACCCGATCGTTGCCGTAGCGCCACCGGATCATCCCCTGAGCCACATGGGCCCGCTGCGCCTGCAGGACCTGGAGCCCTACACCCTGGTGCTGCGCGAACCGGGCTCGGGCACGCGCCTGGCCTGCGAGGAGTACTTCAAGGAGAAGCGCGTGCACTTCACCCAGATCCTCGAAGTGTCGTCGGCCGAGGCTCAGCGCGAGTGCGTGCGGGCGGGCCTGGGCGTGGCCTTGCTGACGCGCCACGCCCTGAACCTTGAGTTGGCGACCGGCGGCTTGATCGAGTTGCCGGTCGAAGAGCTGCCATTGCTGCGCAGCTGGTGCCTGGTACAGGCCAAAGCCAAACGCCTGTCACCGGTAGCGCATGCGTTCCTGGGATTCATCCGCAGCGAACGGGTACAGATCAGCGGGCTGGTTGAACGCTTCGACGGGAAGCCGCGGGTGCCGCCTGCCAGTAATTGA
- a CDS encoding PA3496 family putative envelope integrity protein, whose product MARPYEESNSAVKTRRQQEDQRRMEFRRAIEHRFELRQLQQEINDYPELEAVNYWQAAPAASRRSVQPAR is encoded by the coding sequence ATGGCCCGGCCTTACGAAGAGAGCAACAGCGCCGTCAAGACCCGTCGTCAGCAGGAAGACCAGCGCCGCATGGAGTTTCGGCGTGCGATCGAACACCGCTTCGAGCTGCGTCAGTTGCAGCAGGAAATCAACGATTACCCCGAGCTTGAGGCGGTCAATTACTGGCAGGCGGCACCCGCGGCTTCCCGTCGAAGCGTTCAACCAGCCCGCTGA
- the hexR gene encoding transcriptional regulator HexR: MNLLQHIAQSRHLLRKSELKVADHVLLDPAAVMHSSMADLAHSVGISEPTIVRFCRAIGCSGFQDLKLKLAQSLAAGASFGQFAIHEDDSVADYSLKIFDTTLHTLMEVREKLDPVALQQAVTAMSQAQRVEFYGFGASGAVAADAQHKFFRLLLTAAAYSDPHMQAMSAVTLKPTDVAICISQSGRSKDLLITANLVRESGASLITLCPSQTPLAELSTVNLAIDVHEDTEIYTPLTSRIAHLVVIDVLAMGVAMARGPSLVNHLKSVKRSLRSLRLSPKSVKALDD; the protein is encoded by the coding sequence TTGAACCTGTTGCAGCACATCGCCCAGTCACGTCATTTGTTACGCAAATCGGAACTCAAGGTCGCCGATCACGTGCTCCTTGATCCGGCGGCGGTGATGCACAGTTCCATGGCGGACCTGGCCCACAGCGTGGGCATCAGCGAACCGACCATCGTGCGCTTTTGCCGAGCCATCGGCTGCTCCGGTTTCCAGGACCTCAAGCTCAAGCTGGCCCAGAGCCTCGCCGCCGGCGCCAGTTTCGGCCAGTTCGCGATTCATGAAGACGATTCCGTCGCCGACTACAGCCTGAAGATCTTCGACACCACCCTGCACACCCTGATGGAGGTTCGCGAGAAGCTCGATCCGGTGGCCCTGCAGCAGGCGGTGACCGCCATGTCCCAGGCCCAGCGCGTGGAGTTCTACGGCTTCGGCGCCTCGGGCGCGGTGGCGGCGGATGCCCAGCACAAGTTCTTTCGCCTGCTGCTGACCGCGGCGGCCTATTCCGACCCGCACATGCAGGCGATGTCGGCGGTGACCCTCAAGCCCACCGACGTGGCGATTTGCATTTCCCAATCCGGGCGCTCCAAGGACCTGCTGATCACCGCCAACCTGGTGCGTGAAAGTGGCGCCTCGCTGATCACCCTGTGCCCGAGCCAGACGCCTTTGGCCGAGCTGTCCACGGTCAACCTGGCCATCGACGTCCATGAAGACACCGAGATCTACACCCCGCTGACCTCGCGTATCGCCCATCTGGTGGTGATCGACGTGTTGGCGATGGGCGTGGCCATGGCTCGTGGCCCGAGCCTGGTGAACCACCTCAAGAGCGTCAAGCGCAGCTTGCGCAGCCTGCGCCTGTCGCCCAAGTCGGTCAAAGCCCTGGACGATTGA
- a CDS encoding putative bifunctional diguanylate cyclase/phosphodiesterase, translating into MTHDSDLSGPLVEPRVILLRYAVEMAVERTRLLYQGSLLPTLFMLLNGLVCTWLLWSPARYLLLSVWMVWLLALVALRVIQVAAFDSAIPSRQAQPVWQRMFLLGSTVSGLTLACAGIALVPTDSFLQQAWVFGLIGAAILSASVAYAVSLQAFLSFTLPCLLPAIAYLFWGGDEQQRGWGWLGLILLGSLSVVAWQVNRLIQRGLLRRFQNQALIEHLQDAQSRSNQLNRELAREVEQRRRAEEQLREAQAGLEHRVAQRSLELDAANQALSKSEARLALALDASELGLWDWNLQTDEVHHTQLKELFGLEPEDVTAMLSHLKPRLHPEDLPVLKRALVEHLKGRSEDYQVEYRVRHGDGRWVWVEDRGRAVERSPGGRVLRMVGTRRDISADKELEVQRDLAATVFEAASEGIVILDPDYALIAANQAFSLVTGYQVEDMLGRNVVELSCSRDARRHYPMIHQALEQHGSWQGELVETRKNGELYPQWLQLNVVRDRRGKVRHIVGFFADLSARRESEERMRYLTHYDELTGLANRSLFRERLREAHQRVRQGSRSLALLHINLDRFKLLNDSLGHEMADQLLQKMARRLVNALPEADTIARLSGDEFAVLFDAYGSLSSLTRVATRLLSKLRLPITVEGHELVVSASIGISMLPDSAREVAALVSQANMAMAHAKHLGGNNFQFYTESLQASTLERLQLENQLRKAIEEHQLMVFYQPKLCLATGRLNAAEALVRWDHPIMGRVPPGDFIGLAEETGLIGPIGEFVLRQACRQACEWQRQGLEPIRVSVNLSVYQLRQGKLVSLVRQVLEETGLEPHLLELELTESQLLDSVEHIIATFRQLRALGVKLAIDDFGTGYSSLSYLKRIPVDYVKIDQAFIRGLADGGEDAAITRAIIAMAHGLSLKVVAEGVEEPGQLTFLRAEHCDEVQGYLISRPVDAEGLALLLQAQAR; encoded by the coding sequence ATGACTCATGATTCCGACCTGTCCGGACCCTTGGTGGAACCGCGGGTCATCCTTCTGCGCTACGCCGTCGAGATGGCGGTGGAACGCACGCGTCTGCTGTATCAGGGCTCGCTGCTGCCGACGCTGTTCATGTTGCTCAACGGCCTGGTGTGCACCTGGCTGCTCTGGAGCCCGGCGCGCTATTTGTTGCTCAGCGTGTGGATGGTCTGGCTGTTGGCCCTGGTGGCCTTGCGGGTGATCCAGGTGGCGGCCTTCGACTCGGCAATCCCCAGCCGCCAGGCGCAGCCGGTCTGGCAGCGCATGTTTCTGCTGGGGTCGACGGTCAGCGGCCTGACCCTGGCCTGCGCCGGCATCGCTCTGGTGCCCACCGACAGTTTTCTCCAGCAGGCCTGGGTCTTCGGCCTGATCGGCGCGGCCATTCTGTCGGCCAGCGTGGCCTATGCGGTCAGCCTGCAGGCCTTCCTTTCCTTCACCTTGCCTTGCCTGCTGCCGGCGATCGCCTACCTGTTCTGGGGTGGCGACGAGCAGCAGCGTGGCTGGGGCTGGCTGGGGCTGATTCTCCTGGGGTCCCTGAGCGTGGTGGCCTGGCAGGTCAATCGCCTGATCCAGCGTGGCTTGCTGCGACGCTTTCAGAATCAGGCCTTGATCGAGCACCTGCAGGACGCCCAGAGCCGCAGCAACCAGCTCAACCGCGAGCTGGCCCGGGAAGTGGAGCAACGCCGCCGCGCCGAGGAGCAATTGCGCGAGGCCCAGGCCGGACTGGAACACCGGGTGGCTCAGCGCAGCCTGGAGCTGGACGCGGCCAACCAGGCCCTGAGCAAGAGCGAGGCACGCCTGGCCCTGGCCCTGGATGCCAGCGAACTGGGCTTGTGGGACTGGAACCTGCAGACCGACGAGGTCCATCACACCCAGCTCAAGGAGCTGTTCGGCCTGGAGCCGGAAGATGTCACGGCGATGCTCAGCCACCTCAAGCCGCGTCTGCATCCCGAGGATCTGCCGGTGCTCAAGCGTGCCCTGGTGGAGCACCTCAAGGGCCGCAGCGAGGACTATCAGGTGGAGTACCGGGTGCGCCATGGCGATGGCCGCTGGGTGTGGGTCGAGGACCGAGGTCGGGCGGTGGAGCGCAGCCCCGGCGGACGGGTGCTGCGCATGGTGGGCACGCGGCGCGACATCAGTGCCGACAAGGAGCTGGAAGTGCAGCGCGACCTGGCCGCCACGGTGTTCGAGGCGGCCAGCGAAGGGATTGTCATCCTTGACCCCGATTACGCCCTGATCGCCGCCAACCAGGCCTTCAGCCTGGTCACCGGCTATCAGGTCGAAGACATGCTCGGGCGCAATGTGGTGGAGCTGTCCTGCAGCCGCGACGCCCGTCGTCACTACCCAATGATCCATCAGGCCCTGGAGCAGCACGGCAGCTGGCAGGGCGAACTGGTGGAAACCCGCAAGAACGGCGAGCTTTATCCGCAGTGGCTGCAACTGAATGTAGTGCGCGACAGGCGGGGAAAAGTCCGGCATATCGTGGGCTTCTTCGCCGATCTGTCGGCCCGGCGTGAATCCGAGGAGCGTATGCGCTACCTCACCCACTATGACGAACTCACCGGGCTGGCCAACCGCTCGCTGTTCCGCGAGCGTCTGCGCGAGGCCCACCAGCGGGTGCGCCAGGGCAGCCGCAGCCTGGCCTTGCTGCACATCAATCTGGATCGCTTCAAGCTGCTCAATGACAGCCTCGGCCATGAAATGGCCGACCAGCTGTTGCAGAAAATGGCCCGGCGGCTGGTCAACGCGCTGCCGGAAGCCGACACCATCGCGCGCTTGTCCGGGGACGAGTTCGCCGTGCTGTTCGATGCCTACGGCAGCCTGTCGAGCCTGACCCGGGTGGCGACCCGCTTGTTGAGCAAGTTGCGCCTGCCGATCACCGTTGAAGGCCACGAGTTGGTGGTCAGCGCCTCCATTGGCATCAGCATGCTGCCGGACAGCGCCAGGGAGGTCGCCGCCCTGGTCAGCCAGGCGAACATGGCCATGGCCCACGCCAAGCACCTGGGTGGCAACAACTTCCAGTTCTATACCGAAAGCCTGCAAGCCAGCACCCTGGAGCGGCTGCAACTGGAGAACCAGTTGCGCAAGGCCATCGAAGAACACCAGCTGATGGTCTTCTACCAGCCCAAACTGTGCCTGGCCACGGGCCGCCTGAATGCCGCCGAGGCGCTGGTGCGCTGGGACCATCCGATCATGGGCCGGGTGCCGCCGGGAGACTTTATCGGTCTGGCGGAAGAAACCGGGCTGATCGGCCCCATTGGTGAATTCGTCTTGCGCCAGGCCTGCCGGCAGGCCTGTGAATGGCAGCGCCAGGGCCTGGAACCGATTCGGGTGTCGGTCAACCTGTCGGTGTATCAGTTGCGCCAGGGCAAGCTGGTTAGCCTGGTACGCCAGGTGCTGGAGGAAACCGGCCTGGAGCCGCACCTGCTGGAGCTGGAACTGACCGAAAGCCAGTTGCTGGACAGCGTCGAGCACATCATCGCCACCTTCCGGCAACTACGCGCCCTGGGGGTGAAGCTGGCGATTGACGACTTCGGCACCGGCTACTCGTCCCTGAGCTACCTCAAGCGGATTCCGGTGGACTACGTGAAGATCGACCAGGCCTTTATCCGTGGGCTGGCCGATGGCGGCGAGGATGCCGCGATCACCCGGGCGATCATCGCCATGGCCCACGGGCTGTCGCTGAAGGTGGTGGCCGAAGGCGTTGAAGAACCCGGTCAACTGACGTTCCTGCGGGCCGAACACTGCGATGAAGTGCAGGGCTATCTGATCAGTCGTCCGGTGGACGCCGAAGGCCTGGCGCTGCTGTTGCAGGCCCAGGCGCGCTAG
- the uvrD gene encoding DNA helicase II produces the protein MRDDLSLLLNSLNDAQRQAVAASVGRQLVLAGAGSGKTRVLVHRIAWLIQVENASPHSILSVTFTNKAAAEMRHRIEQLLGINPAGMWVGTFHGLAHRLLRAHWQEAGLSQTFQILDSDDQQRLVKRVIRELGLDEQRWPARQAQWFINGQKDEGLRPQHIQASGDLFLATMRSIYEAYEAACQRAGVIDFSELLLRALDLWRDHPGLLAHYQKRFRHVLVDEFQDTNAVQYAWLRLLAKGGDSLMVVGDDDQSIYGWRGAKIENIHQYSADFPDTEVIRLEQNYRSTAGILKAANALIANNTGRLGKELWTDGGDGEAINLYAAFNEHDEARYVVETIESALKTGLARSDIAILYRSNAQSRVLEEALLRERIPYRIYGGQRFFERAEIKNAMAYLRLLEGRGNDAALERVINVPARGIGEKTVEAIREHARHSDVSMWEAMRQLVANKGLTGRAAGALGAFIELIENLAAKTLEMPLHLMTQTVIEQSGLIAYHEAEKGEKGQARVENLEELVSAARNFENSEEDEDLTPLAAFLGHASLEAGDTQADEHEDSVQLMTLHSAKGLEFPYVFLVGMEEGLFPHKMSLEEPGRLEEERRLAYVGITRAMQNLVMTYAETRRLYGSETYNKVSRFVREVPKGLIQEVRLSNSVSRPFGGGQSQSTSSLFGGSEIPDTGLSLGQAVRHSVFGDGVILNFEGAGAQARVQVNFSEGSKWLMLGYAKLEAI, from the coding sequence ATGCGCGATGATCTCTCCCTCTTGTTGAACTCCCTCAACGATGCCCAACGCCAGGCCGTAGCCGCCTCCGTGGGTCGTCAGTTGGTCCTGGCCGGTGCTGGCTCCGGCAAAACCCGTGTGCTGGTGCACCGTATCGCCTGGTTGATCCAGGTCGAGAACGCCTCGCCCCACTCGATCCTGTCGGTGACCTTCACCAACAAGGCCGCAGCCGAGATGCGCCACCGCATCGAGCAATTGCTGGGCATCAACCCGGCGGGCATGTGGGTCGGCACCTTCCACGGCCTGGCTCACCGCCTGCTGCGGGCCCACTGGCAGGAAGCCGGCCTGAGCCAGACTTTCCAGATCCTCGACAGCGACGACCAGCAACGCCTGGTCAAGCGGGTGATCCGCGAGCTGGGCCTGGACGAGCAACGCTGGCCAGCCCGCCAGGCCCAGTGGTTCATCAACGGGCAGAAGGACGAAGGCCTGCGCCCACAACATATCCAGGCCAGCGGCGACCTGTTCCTGGCCACCATGCGCAGCATCTATGAAGCCTACGAGGCCGCCTGCCAGCGCGCCGGGGTCATCGACTTCTCCGAGCTGCTGCTGCGGGCCCTGGACCTGTGGCGTGACCACCCCGGCCTGTTGGCGCACTACCAGAAGCGCTTCCGCCACGTGCTGGTGGACGAGTTCCAGGACACCAACGCCGTGCAGTACGCCTGGCTGCGACTGCTGGCCAAGGGTGGCGACAGCCTGATGGTGGTGGGCGACGACGACCAGTCGATCTACGGCTGGCGCGGGGCGAAAATCGAGAACATTCACCAGTATTCCGCCGACTTCCCGGACACCGAAGTGATCCGCCTGGAGCAGAACTACCGCTCCACCGCCGGCATCCTCAAGGCCGCCAACGCCCTGATCGCCAACAACACCGGGCGCCTGGGCAAGGAGCTGTGGACCGACGGCGGCGATGGCGAAGCCATCAACCTGTACGCCGCCTTCAACGAGCACGATGAAGCCCGCTATGTCGTGGAAACCATCGAGAGCGCGCTGAAGACTGGCCTGGCCCGCAGCGACATTGCCATTCTCTACCGCTCCAACGCCCAGTCCCGGGTGCTGGAAGAGGCCCTGCTGCGCGAGCGCATTCCGTACCGCATCTATGGCGGCCAGCGCTTCTTCGAGCGGGCCGAGATCAAGAACGCCATGGCTTACCTGCGCTTGCTGGAAGGCCGTGGCAACGACGCGGCCCTGGAGCGGGTGATCAACGTTCCGGCCCGGGGCATCGGCGAGAAAACCGTCGAAGCCATCCGCGAACACGCGCGCCACAGCGATGTATCAATGTGGGAAGCCATGCGCCAGCTGGTGGCCAATAAAGGCCTGACCGGTCGCGCCGCGGGTGCCCTCGGGGCCTTTATCGAACTGATCGAGAACCTCGCCGCCAAGACCCTGGAAATGCCCCTGCACCTGATGACCCAGACCGTCATCGAGCAGTCCGGGCTGATCGCCTACCACGAAGCGGAAAAAGGCGAGAAAGGCCAGGCCCGGGTGGAAAACCTTGAGGAACTGGTGAGCGCAGCGCGCAACTTCGAGAACAGCGAAGAAGACGAGGACCTGACGCCGCTGGCGGCCTTCCTCGGCCACGCTTCCCTGGAAGCCGGCGATACCCAGGCCGACGAGCATGAAGACAGCGTGCAACTGATGACCCTGCACAGCGCCAAGGGCCTGGAGTTCCCCTACGTGTTCCTGGTGGGCATGGAAGAAGGCCTGTTCCCGCACAAGATGAGCCTGGAAGAGCCCGGCCGCCTTGAGGAAGAACGCCGTCTGGCCTATGTCGGCATCACCCGGGCGATGCAGAACCTGGTGATGACCTATGCGGAAACCCGGCGCCTGTACGGCAGCGAAACCTACAACAAGGTGTCGCGCTTCGTCCGCGAGGTGCCCAAGGGGCTGATTCAGGAAGTACGCCTGTCCAACAGCGTCAGCCGGCCTTTCGGCGGTGGCCAGTCGCAAAGCACCAGCAGCCTGTTCGGCGGCAGCGAGATTCCGGACACCGGCTTGAGTCTCGGCCAGGCGGTGCGCCACTCAGTGTTCGGCGACGGCGTAATCCTCAATTTCGAAGGCGCCGGCGCCCAGGCCCGAGTCCAGGTCAACTTCAGCGAAGGCAGCAAATGGCTGATGCTCGGCTACGCCAAGCTGGAAGCCATCTAA
- a CDS encoding EamA family transporter, protein MGSGFFSSWTFWALLSATFAALTAIFAKVGIENVNSDFATLLRTVVVLVSLALILYATGQYQSLGSISTKSYLFLLLSGLATGASWLCYFRALKLGPASLVAPVDKLSVVLVAVIGVALLGEKLDLRQWGGIGLITAGVVLLALRR, encoded by the coding sequence ATGGGTTCAGGCTTTTTTTCCTCGTGGACATTCTGGGCGCTGCTCTCGGCAACTTTCGCCGCTTTGACGGCGATCTTCGCCAAAGTCGGGATAGAAAACGTCAATTCAGACTTCGCCACCCTGCTGCGCACCGTGGTGGTACTGGTCAGCCTGGCCTTGATTTTGTACGCAACGGGCCAATATCAGTCCCTGGGATCGATTTCCACCAAGAGCTATCTGTTCCTGCTGCTGTCGGGACTGGCCACCGGGGCCTCCTGGCTGTGCTATTTCCGCGCTCTGAAACTCGGCCCGGCCTCGCTGGTGGCGCCGGTGGACAAGCTCAGCGTGGTGTTGGTCGCAGTGATCGGCGTGGCCCTGCTGGGCGAGAAACTCGATCTGCGCCAGTGGGGCGGAATCGGCCTGATCACCGCCGGCGTGGTGCTCCTGGCACTGCGTCGCTGA
- a CDS encoding Tim44 domain-containing protein, translated as MKRFLSIAMALCIGLTMSLDANAKRFGGGKSAGAAPTHQARQAAPATPGAPAAAATAGAAGAAGAAAKAGGASRWLGPLAGIAAGGLLASMFMGGGFQGMQIFDILIMAVIAFVIFRFIAARRRKQQEQFAPAGHAPMQREAFEPQQPAGGSIFGGSAAPAARPVINAPAWFNEERFIEAARNHFQSLQQHWDANEMDKIAEFVTPQMLQFLKQERADLGDGFQSTYIDNLQVQLEGVDDRADKTIATLTFSGVSKTSRFDQGEVFSESWNMERAQGDNQPWLVAGIRQNG; from the coding sequence ATGAAACGTTTTCTTAGCATCGCCATGGCGCTGTGCATCGGCCTGACGATGAGCCTCGACGCCAACGCCAAGCGCTTCGGTGGCGGCAAAAGCGCCGGCGCTGCCCCGACCCACCAGGCTCGCCAGGCGGCCCCCGCCACTCCGGGCGCACCTGCCGCTGCCGCCACCGCTGGCGCAGCCGGTGCTGCAGGTGCCGCGGCCAAGGCCGGTGGCGCTTCGCGCTGGCTCGGCCCTCTGGCCGGCATCGCGGCCGGTGGCCTGCTGGCCTCCATGTTCATGGGCGGCGGCTTCCAGGGCATGCAGATCTTCGACATCCTGATCATGGCGGTCATTGCCTTCGTGATCTTCCGCTTCATCGCCGCGCGTCGTCGCAAGCAGCAGGAGCAGTTCGCTCCGGCAGGCCACGCGCCCATGCAGCGCGAGGCATTCGAACCTCAGCAACCGGCTGGCGGCTCGATCTTCGGTGGCTCGGCAGCTCCTGCCGCGCGTCCGGTGATCAACGCTCCGGCCTGGTTCAACGAAGAACGCTTCATTGAAGCGGCGCGCAACCACTTCCAGTCCCTGCAGCAACACTGGGACGCCAATGAAATGGACAAGATCGCCGAGTTCGTGACCCCGCAGATGCTGCAGTTCCTCAAGCAGGAACGTGCCGATCTGGGCGACGGCTTCCAGTCCACCTACATCGACAACCTGCAAGTGCAGCTGGAAGGCGTGGATGACCGCGCCGACAAGACCATCGCTACCCTGACCTTCAGCGGTGTGTCGAAGACCTCGCGCTTCGACCAGGGCGAAGTGTTCAGCGAAAGCTGGAACATGGAGCGTGCCCAGGGCGACAACCAGCCATGGCTGGTGGCAGGTATCCGCCAGAACGGTTGA
- a CDS encoding SMI1/KNR4 family protein, translating to MEEVIEQLREANEPVPVPLELPDEDLLVEIEEQLFINIPFVFKEFLLTVSDVVYGSLEPVTVTDPQSHTYLPEVAATAWDMGVPRELIPICQDGDDYYCVEEDGTVVLWSGEEELITEESWESVWHWARDVWLES from the coding sequence GTGGAAGAAGTCATCGAACAACTCCGAGAAGCCAACGAACCGGTACCCGTCCCCCTGGAACTGCCGGACGAAGACCTGCTGGTGGAAATTGAGGAACAGCTGTTCATCAATATCCCGTTCGTCTTCAAAGAGTTCCTGTTGACCGTCAGCGATGTGGTTTACGGCAGCCTGGAGCCGGTTACCGTCACCGACCCGCAATCCCACACCTACCTGCCGGAAGTGGCCGCGACCGCCTGGGACATGGGCGTGCCGCGCGAGCTGATCCCGATCTGCCAGGACGGCGACGATTACTACTGCGTCGAGGAAGACGGCACCGTGGTGCTGTGGTCCGGCGAAGAAGAGCTGATCACCGAGGAATCCTGGGAATCGGTGTGGCACTGGGCGCGTGACGTCTGGCTGGAAAGCTGA
- a CDS encoding cation:proton antiporter, whose amino-acid sequence MHAISFIQDLAVIMLVAGVVTILFHRLKQPVVLGYIVAGFLIGPHTPPFGLIHDEQTIKTLAELGVIFLMFCLGLEFSLRKLFKVGATAFIAAFLEIVLMIWIGYEIGRWFDWSTMDSLFLGAILAISSTTIIVKALNDLKMKNERFAQLIFGVLIVEDILGIGIIALLSSIAVSGTVSSGEVFSTVGKLSLFMIVALVVGILLVPRLLAYVAKFDSNEMLLITVLGLCFGFCLLVVKLEYSMVLGAFLIGAIMAESRQLLKIERLIEPVRDLFSAIFFVAIGLMIDPQILLQYAWPIAVITVAVVLGKLFSCGMGAFIAGNDGRTSLRVGMGLSQIGEFSFIIAALGMTLQVTSDFLYPVAVAVSAMTTLLTPYLIRAADPLSLKLAGVVPQRLSRVLGMYGEWLRSIQPQGEGALLASMIRKILLQVGVNLALVVAIFFSGGYFARRIGAYLEGWVSDPSWQKALIWGAALLLSLPFLIAAYRKLKALSMLLAEMGVKAEMAGRHTQRVRRVIAEVIPILSLLVIFLLLAALSSSILPTLELLVLIAVVAAAVAAVLWRWFIRVHTRMQVALIETFDHSKDNGGH is encoded by the coding sequence ATGCATGCCATCAGCTTCATTCAGGACCTGGCCGTGATCATGTTGGTCGCAGGCGTGGTGACCATTCTCTTTCATCGACTCAAGCAACCGGTGGTGCTGGGCTATATCGTCGCCGGCTTCCTCATCGGCCCGCACACGCCGCCCTTCGGCCTGATCCACGATGAGCAGACCATCAAGACCCTGGCCGAGCTGGGGGTGATCTTCCTGATGTTCTGCCTGGGACTGGAGTTCAGCCTGCGCAAGCTGTTCAAGGTGGGGGCCACGGCCTTTATCGCGGCGTTCCTGGAAATCGTCCTGATGATCTGGATCGGCTATGAAATTGGCCGCTGGTTCGACTGGAGCACCATGGATTCGCTGTTCCTCGGGGCGATCCTGGCCATTTCCTCCACCACCATCATCGTCAAGGCGCTCAACGACCTGAAGATGAAGAACGAGCGCTTCGCCCAGCTGATCTTCGGCGTGCTGATCGTCGAGGACATCCTCGGCATCGGCATCATCGCCTTGCTATCGAGCATCGCGGTCAGCGGCACGGTGAGTTCCGGCGAGGTGTTTTCCACGGTCGGCAAGCTCTCGCTGTTCATGATCGTGGCGCTGGTGGTCGGCATTCTGCTGGTGCCGCGCCTGCTGGCCTACGTGGCCAAGTTCGACAGCAACGAGATGCTGCTGATCACCGTGCTGGGGTTGTGTTTCGGCTTCTGCCTGCTGGTGGTCAAGCTGGAGTACAGCATGGTCCTGGGGGCCTTCCTGATTGGCGCGATCATGGCCGAATCCCGTCAGTTGCTGAAGATCGAGCGCTTGATCGAGCCGGTTCGCGATCTGTTCAGCGCGATCTTCTTCGTCGCCATCGGTCTGATGATCGATCCGCAGATCCTCCTGCAATACGCCTGGCCGATTGCGGTGATCACCGTGGCGGTGGTCCTGGGCAAGCTGTTTTCCTGTGGTATGGGGGCCTTTATCGCTGGCAACGACGGCCGAACTTCGTTGCGCGTGGGAATGGGCCTGTCACAGATTGGCGAGTTTTCTTTCATCATCGCCGCCTTGGGCATGACCTTGCAGGTCACCAGCGACTTTCTCTACCCGGTGGCGGTGGCGGTGTCGGCCATGACCACCTTGCTCACGCCCTATCTGATCCGCGCTGCCGATCCTTTGTCGTTGAAGTTGGCGGGGGTTGTGCCCCAGCGCCTTAGCCGGGTGCTGGGGATGTATGGCGAGTGGCTGCGCAGCATCCAGCCACAGGGCGAGGGCGCGCTGCTGGCGTCGATGATTCGCAAGATCCTGCTGCAAGTGGGGGTGAACCTGGCGCTGGTGGTGGCGATCTTCTTTTCCGGCGGTTATTTCGCCAGGCGTATTGGTGCTTACCTGGAGGGCTGGGTCAGTGATCCGAGCTGGCAGAAGGCGTTGATCTGGGGCGCAGCCCTGCTGCTGTCGCTGCCATTCCTGATCGCCGCCTATCGCAAGCTCAAGGCGCTATCGATGCTGCTGGCGGAGATGGGGGTCAAGGCGGAAATGGCCGGGCGCCATACCCAGCGGGTGCGTCGGGTGATCGCCGAGGTGATCCCGATCTTGTCGCTGCTGGTGATCTTTCTGCTGTTGGCGGCGCTGTCGTCGAGCATCCTGCCGACGCTGGAGTTGCTGGTGCTGATTGCGGTGGTGGCGGCGGCGGTGGCCGCGGTGCTGTGGCGCTGGTTCATCCGTGTGCACACGCGGATGCAGGTGGCGCTGATCGAAACCTTCGATCACAGCAAGGACAACGGCGGGCATTGA